Proteins encoded within one genomic window of Camelina sativa cultivar DH55 chromosome 19, Cs, whole genome shotgun sequence:
- the LOC109130744 gene encoding uncharacterized protein LOC109130744: MKAGSSSSTILLYVIVLSLVLSPILPCQATSLPLGVGGRKLMAPSPPILMCPQCACCAPAPPGFCCPCRCPGGP; encoded by the exons ATGAAAGCTGGGTCATCAAGTTCCACCATCCTCCTATACGTTATTGTTCTCTCGCTGGTCTTGTCTCCAATACTTCCATGTCAAGCAACTAGTTTGCCTCTAGGAG ttGGAGGGCGTAAGTTGATGGCGCCGTCACCACCAATTCTCATGTGTCCACAGTGTGCATGTTGTGCACCTGCTCCACCCGGTTTTTGCTGCCCATGTCGTTGTCCAGGCGGTCCCTAA
- the LOC104767705 gene encoding receptor-like protein kinase At3g21340 isoform X2 gives MENHPQALRLCALIFITFYALLHLVEAQDQKGFISLDCGSLPNDPPYNDPSTGLTYSTDNGFVHSGKTGRIQKEFESIFSKPTLKLRYFPDGDRNCYTLNVTQDTNYLIKAVFVYGNYDGLDNYPSFDLYLGPNLWATVDMVGRTNGTIQEIIHKTTSKSLQVCLVKTGTSSPMINTLELRPLKNNTYNTQSGSLKYFFRYYFSASGQNIRYPDDVDDRKWYPFFDSVEWTELTTNLKINSSNSYAPPQVVMASASTPISSSATWNFSWLLPSSTTQFYMYMHFAEIQTLRSIDTREFKVTLNGNLAFERYSPKTLAMETIFYSTAQQCEGGKCLLELIKTPKSTLPPLMNALEVFTVIDFPQLETNPDDVAAMNSIQNIYGLSKISWQGDPCVPKQFLWDGLNCNNLDISTPPIVTSLNLSSSNLTGIIVQDIQNLIHLQELDLSNNNLTGEVPEFLADIKSLLVINLSGNNLNGSVPQTLLQKKGLQLNVEGNSDLICPDGLCVNKAGNGGANKKNLVVPIVASVASVVVLGFALALFFVFKKKKTSNNQGPESYTQVSEARTTGSSEPAIMTKNRRFTYSEVVTMTKNFARVLGKGGFGMVYHGTVNGTEQVAVKMLSHSSSQGYKEFKAEVELLLRVHHKNLVGLVGYCDEGENLALIYEYMANGDLKEHMSGKRGGSILNWETRLKIVVESAQGLEYLHNGCKPPMVHRDVKTTNILLNEHFQAKLADFGLSRSFPIEGETHVSTVVAGTPGYLDPEYYRTNWLNEKSDVYSFGIVLLELITNQPVINQSREKPHIAEWVGVMLTKGDIQNIMDPNLYGDYDSGSVWRAVELAMSCLNPSSTRRPTMSQVVIELNECLAYENSRGGTSQNMNSQSSVEVSMNFDIGSTPDAR, from the exons ATGGAGAATCATCCTCAAGCACTTCGGTTATGTGCGTTGATCTTCATCACTTTTTATGCCCTTTTACATCTCGTTGAAGCACAGGACCAAAAAG GATTCATCAGTTTGGATTGTGGATCATTGCCAAACGATCCTCCTTACAATGATCCTTCAACCGGATTAACATACTCCACGGACAATGGTTTCGTGCATAGTGGCAAAACTGGAAGAATCCAGAAAGAATTCGAGTCCATCTTCAGTAAACCGACTTTGAAGCTTAGATACTTCCCGGATGGAGACCGAAACTGCTACACCTTGAATGTCACGCAAGACACAAACTATCTGATCAAAGCTGTATTTGTGTATGGTAACTACGATGGTCTTGACAATTACCCGAGTTTCGACCTTTACCTTGGTCCAAATCTATGGGCAACGGTTGATATGGTCGGACGGACCAACGGTACTATCCAAGAGATCATCCACAAGACCACATCTAAGAGTCTCCAGGTCTGTCTTGTTAAGACAGGAACAAGCTCACCTATGATTAATACGTTAGAGCTACGACCACTTAAAAACAATACTTACAATACTCAAAGCGGCTCTCTGAAGTATTTCTTCAGATATTATTTCAGCGCCTCAGGCCAAAACATACG GTACCCGGATGATGTCGATGATCGTAAATGGTATCCGTTTTTTGATTCAGTAGAGTGGACAGAATTAACTACCAATCTCAAAATAAATAGTTCTAATAGTTATGCACCACCACAAGTTGTAATGGCGTCCGCCTCAACGCCTATAAGTTCTTCTGCAACGTGGAACTTCTCATGGTTATTGCCATCTTCTACAACACAATTCTATATGTACATGCATTTCGCCGAGATTCAAACTCTAAGGTCCATCGACACCCGAGAATTCAAAGTGACATTGAATGGGAATCTTGCTTTTGAACGATATAGTCCTAAAACGTTAGCCATGGAAACTATATTCTATTCGACAGCACAACAATGTGAAGGAGGGAAATGCCTCTTGGAGTTAATTAAAACGCCAAAATCTACTCTTCCTCCGCTCATGAACGCTCTCGAGGTTTTCACCGTGATCGATTTCCCACAATTAGAAACAAATCCAGATGATG TTGCTGCTATGAACAGTATCCAAAATATTTATGGATTGAGTAAAATTAGCTGGCAAGGAGATCCTTGTGTTCCAAAGCAGTTTTTGTGGGATGGTTTAAACTGCAATAATCTAGATATATCCACACCGCCTATTGTCACTTCCTT AAACTTATCCTCAAGTAATTTAACTGGGATCATCGTGCAAGACATTCAGAATCTAATACACCTACAAGAACT AGACTtgtcaaataataatttgacGGGAGAAGTACCTGAATTTCTTGCTGACATAAAATCACTCTTGGTCAT AAATTTAAGTGGGAACAATCTTAACGGCTCTGTTCCTCAAACCCTTCTACAGAAGAAAGGACTACAGttgaa TGTTGAAGGAAACTCGGATCTCATATGTCCGGATGGATTATGTGtaaacaaagctggaaatggtGGTGCCAATAAAAAGAATTTGGTAGTACCAATTGTTGCATCAGTTGCGTCTGTGGTTGTTCTTGGATTTGCATTGGCTCTCTTCTTtgtattcaaaaagaaaaagacatcaAACAACCAAG GTCCAGAATCATATACGCAAGTATCAGAAGCTAGAACAACCGGATCTTCAGAACCAGCAATAATGACGAAGAACAGAAGGTTTACATACTCAGAGGTTGTGACCATGACGAAAAACTTTGCAAGAGTTCTTGGTAAAGGAGGATTTGGAATGGTTTATCATGGAACTGTAAATGGCACTGAACAAGTAGCCGTTAAAATGCTCTCACACTCATCTTCTCAAGGATATAAAGAATTCAAAGCAGAG GTGGAACTTCTTCTCAGAGTTCACCACAAAAATTTGGTTGGCCTCGTTGGATATTGTGATGAAGGAGAAAATTTGGCTCTTATCTACGAGTACATGGCTAATGGAGATTTGAAAGAACATATGTCAG GAAAACGAGGTGGATCTATTCTGAATTGGGAAACTAGACTGAAAATAGTTGTCGAGTCTGCGCAAG GTTTGGAATACTTGCATAACGGATGCAAACCACCAATGGTACATAGGGACGTCAAAACCACAAATATATTGTTAAATGAACATTTTCAGGCCAAGCTAGCTGATTTTGGGCTTTCGAGATCTTTTCCGATTGAAGGAGAAACACATGTTTCAACGGTTGTTGCTGGAACTCCCGGATACCTTGATCCAGA ATATTATCGAACAAATTGGTTAAACGAAAAAAGTGATGTTTATAGCTTTGGAATTGTACTATTAGAGCTCATCACAAACCAACCTGTAATCAATCAAAGTCGCGAAAAACCACATATAGCAGAATGGGTGGGGGTAATGCTTACAAAAGGAGACATTCAAAACATTATGGATCCAAATCTCTACGGTGATTATGACTCTGGTTCTGTCTGGAGAGCAGTTGAACTGGCAATGTCGTGTCTAAATCCTTCTTCAACTAGAAGACCAACAATGTCTCAAGTTGTTATTGAATTAAACGAGTGTTTGGCATATGAAAACTCAAGAGGAGGAACGAGTCAAAACATGAACTCGCAGAGTTCTGTTGAAGTGAGCATGAACTTTGATATTGGATCTACCCCTGATGCTCGCTAA
- the LOC104766032 gene encoding mediator of RNA polymerase II transcription subunit 6 produces MDSSLLSAATADAFNGNAGDQIPPPLQPPGTDMTGISFRDQLWINTFPLDRNCIFDYFALSPFYDTTCNNENLRRRSIHPLDISHLSNMTGLEYMLTDATEPNMFVIRKQKRDGPEKVTPMLTYYILDGSIYQAPQLCSVFAARVSRTVYHISKAFSDAASKLETIRQVDTENQREPSETKPASETVDLKEMKRVDTILTSLYRKLAPAPPPPPFPEGYVSQEALGEKDELGTQGGESQPPQMDPIIDQGPAKRMKF; encoded by the exons ATGGACTCATCTCTGCTCTCGGCGGCTACGGCCGATGCCTTCAACGGCAATGCGGGGGATCAGATTCCTCCTCCGTTACAGCCTCCGGGCACGGATATGACTGGTATCTCCTTCAGGGATCAGCTCTGGATCAATACGTTCCCTCTTGATCGTAACTGCATCTTCGATTACTTCGCTTTGTCTCCCTTCTACGATACAACCTGCAACAACGAGAATCTTCGGAGAAGATCCATTCACCCTCTCGATATCTCTCACCTCTC GAATATGACAGGATTAGAGTATATGCTGACTGATGCTACTGAACCAAACATGTTCGTCATCCGTAAGCAGAAGAGGGATGGTCCTGAGAAAGTCACACCAATGCTAACATATTATATCTTGGATGGTTCTATATACCAAGCTCCACAGCTTTGTAGTGTCTTTGCAGCTCGAGTT AGTCGGACTGTTTATCATATATCCAAGGCTTTCTCTGATGCTGCATCGAAATTGGAGACCATTAGACAAG TTGATACTGAAAACCAGAGGGAACCTTCTGAGACGAAGCCTGCTAGTGAGACTGTTGATCTAAAAGAAATGAAGCGAGTTGATACCATTCTTACCTCGTTATACCGCAAG TTAGCCCCAgcacctccacctccaccgtTTCCTGAAGGTTATGTAAGCCAAGAAGCATTAGGAGAAAAGGATGAGCTTGGAACACAAGGAGGAGAGTCTCAACCGCCTCAAATGGATCCTATTATCGATCAAGGTCCTGCTAAGAGAATGAAGTTCTAA
- the LOC104767705 gene encoding receptor-like protein kinase At3g21340 isoform X1 — translation MVGRTNGTIQEIIHKTTSKSLQVCLVKTGTSSPMINTLELRPLKNNTYNTQSGSLKYFFRYYFSASGQNIRYPDDVDDRKWYPFFDSVEWTELTTNLKINSSNSYAPPQVVMASASTPISSSATWNFSWLLPSSTTQFYMYMHFAEIQTLRSIDTREFKVTLNGNLAFERYSPKTLAMETIFYSTAQQCEGGKCLLELIKTPKSTLPPLMNALEVFTVIDFPQLETNPDDVAAMNSIQNIYGLSKISWQGDPCVPKQFLWDGLNCNNLDISTPPIVTSLNLSSSNLTGIIVQDIQNLIHLQELDLSNNNLTGEVPEFLADIKSLLVINLSGNNLNGSVPQTLLQKKGLQLNVEGNSDLICPDGLCVNKAGNGGANKKNLVVPIVASVASVVVLGFALALFFVFKKKKTSNNQGPESYTQVSEARTTGSSEPAIMTKNRRFTYSEVVTMTKNFARVLGKGGFGMVYHGTVNGTEQVAVKMLSHSSSQGYKEFKAEVELLLRVHHKNLVGLVGYCDEGENLALIYEYMANGDLKEHMSGKRGGSILNWETRLKIVVESAQGLEYLHNGCKPPMVHRDVKTTNILLNEHFQAKLADFGLSRSFPIEGETHVSTVVAGTPGYLDPEYYRTNWLNEKSDVYSFGIVLLELITNQPVINQSREKPHIAEWVGVMLTKGDIQNIMDPNLYGDYDSGSVWRAVELAMSCLNPSSTRRPTMSQVVIELNECLAYENSRGGTSQNMNSQSSVEVSMNFDIGSTPDAR, via the exons ATGGTCGGACGGACCAACGGTACTATCCAAGAGATCATCCACAAGACCACATCTAAGAGTCTCCAGGTCTGTCTTGTTAAGACAGGAACAAGCTCACCTATGATTAATACGTTAGAGCTACGACCACTTAAAAACAATACTTACAATACTCAAAGCGGCTCTCTGAAGTATTTCTTCAGATATTATTTCAGCGCCTCAGGCCAAAACATACG GTACCCGGATGATGTCGATGATCGTAAATGGTATCCGTTTTTTGATTCAGTAGAGTGGACAGAATTAACTACCAATCTCAAAATAAATAGTTCTAATAGTTATGCACCACCACAAGTTGTAATGGCGTCCGCCTCAACGCCTATAAGTTCTTCTGCAACGTGGAACTTCTCATGGTTATTGCCATCTTCTACAACACAATTCTATATGTACATGCATTTCGCCGAGATTCAAACTCTAAGGTCCATCGACACCCGAGAATTCAAAGTGACATTGAATGGGAATCTTGCTTTTGAACGATATAGTCCTAAAACGTTAGCCATGGAAACTATATTCTATTCGACAGCACAACAATGTGAAGGAGGGAAATGCCTCTTGGAGTTAATTAAAACGCCAAAATCTACTCTTCCTCCGCTCATGAACGCTCTCGAGGTTTTCACCGTGATCGATTTCCCACAATTAGAAACAAATCCAGATGATG TTGCTGCTATGAACAGTATCCAAAATATTTATGGATTGAGTAAAATTAGCTGGCAAGGAGATCCTTGTGTTCCAAAGCAGTTTTTGTGGGATGGTTTAAACTGCAATAATCTAGATATATCCACACCGCCTATTGTCACTTCCTT AAACTTATCCTCAAGTAATTTAACTGGGATCATCGTGCAAGACATTCAGAATCTAATACACCTACAAGAACT AGACTtgtcaaataataatttgacGGGAGAAGTACCTGAATTTCTTGCTGACATAAAATCACTCTTGGTCAT AAATTTAAGTGGGAACAATCTTAACGGCTCTGTTCCTCAAACCCTTCTACAGAAGAAAGGACTACAGttgaa TGTTGAAGGAAACTCGGATCTCATATGTCCGGATGGATTATGTGtaaacaaagctggaaatggtGGTGCCAATAAAAAGAATTTGGTAGTACCAATTGTTGCATCAGTTGCGTCTGTGGTTGTTCTTGGATTTGCATTGGCTCTCTTCTTtgtattcaaaaagaaaaagacatcaAACAACCAAG GTCCAGAATCATATACGCAAGTATCAGAAGCTAGAACAACCGGATCTTCAGAACCAGCAATAATGACGAAGAACAGAAGGTTTACATACTCAGAGGTTGTGACCATGACGAAAAACTTTGCAAGAGTTCTTGGTAAAGGAGGATTTGGAATGGTTTATCATGGAACTGTAAATGGCACTGAACAAGTAGCCGTTAAAATGCTCTCACACTCATCTTCTCAAGGATATAAAGAATTCAAAGCAGAG GTGGAACTTCTTCTCAGAGTTCACCACAAAAATTTGGTTGGCCTCGTTGGATATTGTGATGAAGGAGAAAATTTGGCTCTTATCTACGAGTACATGGCTAATGGAGATTTGAAAGAACATATGTCAG GAAAACGAGGTGGATCTATTCTGAATTGGGAAACTAGACTGAAAATAGTTGTCGAGTCTGCGCAAG GTTTGGAATACTTGCATAACGGATGCAAACCACCAATGGTACATAGGGACGTCAAAACCACAAATATATTGTTAAATGAACATTTTCAGGCCAAGCTAGCTGATTTTGGGCTTTCGAGATCTTTTCCGATTGAAGGAGAAACACATGTTTCAACGGTTGTTGCTGGAACTCCCGGATACCTTGATCCAGA ATATTATCGAACAAATTGGTTAAACGAAAAAAGTGATGTTTATAGCTTTGGAATTGTACTATTAGAGCTCATCACAAACCAACCTGTAATCAATCAAAGTCGCGAAAAACCACATATAGCAGAATGGGTGGGGGTAATGCTTACAAAAGGAGACATTCAAAACATTATGGATCCAAATCTCTACGGTGATTATGACTCTGGTTCTGTCTGGAGAGCAGTTGAACTGGCAATGTCGTGTCTAAATCCTTCTTCAACTAGAAGACCAACAATGTCTCAAGTTGTTATTGAATTAAACGAGTGTTTGGCATATGAAAACTCAAGAGGAGGAACGAGTCAAAACATGAACTCGCAGAGTTCTGTTGAAGTGAGCATGAACTTTGATATTGGATCTACCCCTGATGCTCGCTAA